A genomic window from Cupriavidus metallidurans CH34 includes:
- a CDS encoding quinone oxidoreductase family protein → MPTTVRAVRLHEFGLPQVMRLESVELPPPAAGEARVRHTAIGFNFIDVYQRRGTYPLPVGTGLGHEAAGVVEAIGDGVTDVAVGDRVAYMNAGLGAYAEGRNIPVDKLVKLPDAISDEQAAAVIFKGMTAQYLVRHTYAVKPGDTVLVHAAAGGVGQILSGWAKALGARVIGTAGSAAKCEIARAVGCDVAIDYSHGDWVKQVRDATDGRGVNVVYDAVGKDTFLGSLDCAQTFGMVVLYGGASGPAPAIEPELLNKKGCLYLTRPSVFPHNADATRFRANAKDLFDAIAAGHVKVQIGARFPLADVARAHEAAEGRATTGAILLLP, encoded by the coding sequence ATGCCAACCACCGTCCGCGCCGTCCGCCTTCACGAATTTGGTTTGCCGCAAGTGATGCGGCTCGAGTCCGTCGAATTGCCGCCACCAGCGGCGGGCGAGGCGCGCGTGCGGCATACCGCAATCGGTTTCAATTTCATCGACGTCTACCAGCGGCGCGGCACCTATCCACTGCCGGTCGGCACGGGTCTGGGCCATGAGGCCGCCGGCGTGGTCGAGGCGATTGGCGATGGTGTGACCGATGTCGCGGTCGGCGATCGCGTGGCCTACATGAACGCCGGACTCGGCGCCTACGCCGAAGGGCGCAATATCCCCGTGGACAAGCTTGTGAAGCTGCCGGATGCGATCAGCGACGAGCAGGCCGCGGCCGTGATCTTCAAGGGCATGACCGCGCAGTACCTGGTCCGCCATACCTACGCGGTGAAGCCGGGCGACACGGTACTCGTGCACGCGGCGGCAGGGGGCGTCGGGCAGATCCTGAGTGGCTGGGCGAAGGCGCTGGGCGCCCGCGTGATCGGCACGGCCGGGTCGGCGGCAAAATGCGAAATTGCCCGCGCCGTGGGATGCGACGTCGCGATCGACTACAGCCATGGCGATTGGGTCAAGCAGGTGCGTGACGCCACCGATGGGCGCGGCGTGAACGTAGTCTATGACGCCGTGGGCAAGGACACCTTCCTCGGCTCGCTCGATTGCGCGCAGACCTTCGGCATGGTGGTGCTCTACGGCGGCGCGTCCGGCCCGGCGCCTGCCATCGAGCCCGAGTTGCTCAACAAGAAGGGCTGCCTGTACCTGACGCGACCCTCGGTGTTCCCGCACAACGCTGATGCAACACGTTTCCGCGCCAATGCGAAGGACCTGTTCGATGCCATCGCCGCCGGTCACGTGAAGGTCCAGATTGGCGCGCGCTTTCCGCTGGCGGACGTGGCGCGCGCGCACGAGGCTGCCGAAGGCCGGGCGACTACCGGCGCGATCCTGCTGCTGCCCTGA
- the dmeF gene encoding CDF family Co(II)/Ni(II) efflux transporter DmeF has translation MHTQNLSAWTHSHVFDAGNQAAERGTRLVMWITLAMMIVEIAAGLVFNSMALLADGWHMSSHALAIGLSAFAYAAARRLSQDGRFSFGTWKIEVLAAFASAIFLLGVAGLMVFGSVERLFTPQPIHYQEAMAITAIGLIVNLACALILGGAHHGHDHGHGHDHGHQAHGHDHHDHGHGHGHGHGGHDDHGHRHHDINLRSAYLHVVADAATSVLAIVALAGGWWLGWSWLDPVMGLVGAVLVGRWAIGLMRQSGTVLLDREMDHPVVEEVREVLAQFSHGEDGTRVADLHVWRVGREKFACIASLVTHDASLTPQRVRHALSIHDELVHVSVEINQCDDGRDGHDGHAAHRGHRH, from the coding sequence ATGCACACGCAAAACCTCTCCGCGTGGACCCACTCCCACGTGTTCGACGCAGGCAACCAGGCGGCCGAACGCGGCACGCGGCTAGTCATGTGGATCACGCTGGCGATGATGATCGTCGAAATCGCCGCGGGTCTCGTCTTCAACTCGATGGCACTGCTAGCCGATGGCTGGCACATGAGCTCGCACGCACTGGCCATCGGTCTGTCCGCGTTCGCCTATGCGGCGGCCCGCCGGCTGTCGCAGGATGGCCGATTCTCTTTCGGAACCTGGAAGATCGAAGTTCTCGCCGCATTCGCCAGCGCCATCTTCCTGCTTGGCGTCGCTGGCCTGATGGTGTTTGGCTCGGTCGAGCGGCTGTTCACCCCCCAGCCGATTCACTATCAGGAGGCGATGGCGATCACCGCGATCGGCCTGATCGTCAACCTGGCCTGTGCGTTGATCCTCGGCGGCGCGCACCACGGCCATGATCACGGGCACGGGCACGACCACGGCCATCAGGCGCACGGGCATGATCACCACGATCATGGTCATGGTCATGGTCATGGTCACGGCGGTCACGACGATCATGGCCACCGCCATCACGACATCAACCTGCGTTCGGCCTATCTGCACGTGGTGGCCGATGCCGCCACCTCGGTATTGGCGATCGTTGCATTGGCGGGTGGCTGGTGGCTGGGATGGAGCTGGCTCGATCCGGTGATGGGTCTGGTCGGCGCGGTGTTGGTAGGCCGCTGGGCCATCGGCCTGATGCGCCAGAGCGGGACGGTGCTGCTCGATCGCGAGATGGATCACCCGGTGGTCGAAGAAGTACGCGAAGTGCTGGCGCAGTTCTCGCACGGCGAGGACGGCACGCGCGTGGCCGACCTGCACGTCTGGCGCGTGGGCCGTGAAAAATTCGCGTGCATCGCCAGCCTGGTCACCCACGACGCCAGCCTGACGCCGCAGCGCGTGCGGCACGCGCTATCGATACACGATGAACTCGTGCACGTGAGCGTCGAAATCAATCAATGCGACGATGGCCGAGACGGCCACGATGGCCACGCGGCGCATCGCGGCCACCGTCACTAG
- a CDS encoding LysR family transcriptional regulator yields the protein MDAFSDLAFFVLLVKRGSLAGAAQQLGVTPSATSKRLAALEARLGVRLLNRTTRRLSVTPEGEAYLAQGGRILAELDELEQGLRGSRVAPRGLLRVNGTLGFGRRHLAPAIGDFLVACPDIEVQLQLTDRALNLAEEGYDVGILVGDLPDARLNARRLALNSRLLCASPAYLARHGEPASPRALTQHRCIVIRESEAAYGTWHLQHQQSAARQETVKVRGMAATNDGEVAVNWALQGHGIVLRSEWEVAPLLRSGRLRQVLPEWSAQAADIHAVYLSRDKLSARVRAFVDFLAERFGHYDPAAPYHGW from the coding sequence ATGGATGCCTTCTCCGATCTCGCGTTCTTCGTGTTGCTCGTCAAGCGCGGCAGTCTTGCCGGCGCGGCGCAGCAGCTTGGCGTCACGCCATCGGCGACCAGCAAGCGGCTGGCGGCGCTTGAGGCACGCCTGGGGGTGCGGCTGCTGAATCGCACCACGCGGCGACTGTCGGTCACGCCGGAGGGCGAGGCATATCTGGCCCAGGGTGGAAGAATCCTGGCCGAGCTCGACGAGCTGGAGCAGGGCTTGCGTGGCAGCCGCGTGGCGCCGCGCGGCCTGCTGCGCGTCAACGGCACGCTCGGGTTCGGACGCCGCCACCTGGCACCCGCCATCGGTGATTTTCTCGTGGCCTGTCCCGATATCGAAGTGCAGCTTCAGTTGACTGACCGCGCGCTGAATCTGGCCGAGGAAGGCTACGACGTCGGCATCCTGGTGGGTGACCTGCCCGACGCCCGCCTCAACGCCCGACGGCTCGCGCTCAATAGCCGGCTCCTGTGCGCATCCCCCGCCTACCTCGCCCGCCACGGCGAACCCGCCTCGCCACGCGCGCTGACGCAGCATCGCTGCATCGTAATCCGCGAGAGCGAGGCCGCTTACGGTACCTGGCACCTCCAGCACCAGCAATCCGCCGCACGGCAGGAGACGGTCAAGGTACGCGGCATGGCGGCGACCAACGATGGCGAGGTGGCCGTCAACTGGGCGCTGCAGGGCCACGGCATCGTGCTGAGGTCCGAATGGGAGGTCGCGCCGCTGCTGCGCTCGGGACGGCTGCGGCAAGTGTTGCCGGAGTGGTCCGCGCAGGCCGCCGACATCCATGCGGTGTATCTGTCTCGTGACAAGCTCTCGGCACGCGTACGTGCTTTCGTCGACTTCCTCGCCGAGCGCTTCGGTCACTACGACCCCGCCGCGCCATATCACGGGTGGTAG
- the leuC gene encoding 3-isopropylmalate dehydratase large subunit, producing MTGRTLYQKLVDSHTVVTLDADNVLLYADLHIMNEYTSPQAFAGLAEQGRKVAAPGQNLAVVDHIIPTHAESPRVIQDPASALQARNLKRNCDLHGIPLFDTNDPLQGIEHVIAPEHGMIRPGMVVLCGDSHTTTYGAFGALGFGIGTSEVEHVLATQTLVYRLARDMRIRVDGPLPSGTTSKDLILHIIARISAQGARGYAVEFTGSTIRALSMEARMTLCNMTVEAGARGALIAPDATSIDYVLRRAPDIDADMAETARRAWAGLRSDADAGFDLELAFDAAAVEPFVTWGTSPDQAIPVSATVPQPADAGDSNARVSAERALEYIGVTPGVSLQGLPVQRVFIGSCTNGRIEDLRQVAAVVRGRRVAPGVRAMVVPGSGAVRDQAEAEGIAALLIDAGFEWRKPGCSMCLAMNDDVLAPGERCASTTNRNFEGRQGRAGRTHLMSPAMAAAAAVTGCITDVRELEIQHG from the coding sequence ATGACCGGTCGCACGCTATATCAGAAGCTCGTGGACTCGCACACGGTCGTCACGCTCGATGCGGACAACGTGCTGCTGTACGCGGATCTCCACATCATGAACGAGTACACGAGTCCGCAGGCGTTCGCCGGGCTCGCCGAGCAGGGCCGCAAGGTGGCGGCGCCGGGCCAGAACCTGGCCGTGGTCGATCACATCATCCCGACGCACGCGGAATCCCCGCGCGTGATCCAGGATCCCGCCTCGGCGCTGCAGGCTCGCAACCTGAAACGTAATTGCGACCTGCACGGTATTCCGCTGTTCGACACCAATGATCCGCTGCAGGGTATCGAGCATGTCATCGCGCCCGAGCACGGCATGATCCGGCCCGGCATGGTCGTGCTTTGCGGCGACAGCCATACCACCACCTACGGCGCATTCGGCGCGCTGGGCTTCGGTATCGGCACCTCCGAGGTGGAGCACGTGCTGGCCACGCAGACGCTGGTCTACCGGCTGGCGCGCGACATGCGTATCCGCGTGGATGGCCCGCTGCCATCGGGCACGACTTCGAAAGACCTGATCCTCCACATCATCGCGCGCATCAGCGCGCAGGGCGCGCGTGGCTACGCGGTGGAGTTCACGGGCAGCACGATCCGTGCGTTGTCGATGGAAGCGCGCATGACCCTGTGCAACATGACCGTGGAGGCGGGCGCGCGCGGGGCACTGATCGCGCCCGATGCCACGTCGATCGACTATGTCCTGCGCCGGGCACCAGACATCGACGCCGACATGGCCGAAACCGCGCGCCGGGCATGGGCCGGGCTGCGGTCGGATGCCGATGCCGGCTTCGATCTCGAACTGGCATTCGATGCCGCTGCGGTGGAGCCGTTCGTCACCTGGGGCACGAGCCCGGATCAGGCGATTCCCGTGAGCGCCACGGTGCCGCAGCCGGCCGACGCCGGGGACAGCAACGCCCGCGTTTCCGCCGAGCGCGCGCTTGAGTACATCGGCGTGACGCCCGGCGTGTCGCTGCAGGGGCTGCCTGTGCAGCGGGTGTTTATCGGCTCCTGCACGAATGGCCGCATCGAGGACTTGCGCCAGGTGGCCGCCGTGGTACGCGGCCGCAGGGTGGCGCCGGGCGTACGTGCAATGGTGGTGCCGGGCTCCGGCGCCGTGCGCGATCAGGCTGAAGCCGAGGGCATCGCGGCCTTGCTGATCGATGCTGGATTCGAATGGCGCAAGCCCGGCTGTTCGATGTGCCTTGCGATGAACGACGACGTGTTGGCGCCGGGCGAGCGCTGCGCGTCGACCACCAACCGAAACTTCGAGGGCCGCCAGGGCCGTGCCGGACGCACGCACCTGATGAGCCCGGCCATGGCAGCCGCCGCAGCCGTTACCGGCTGTATCACCGACGTGCGGGAACTGGAGATCCAACATGGATGA
- the leuD gene encoding 3-isopropylmalate dehydratase small subunit, which translates to MDDITTIEGVGAPLPLPNLDTDQIMPKQFLRGIDKAGLDRGLLHDMRFDANGAPRADFVLNQPAWRDTRVLVAGPNFGCGSSREHAVWGLQQYGIRAVIAPSFGEIFYSNAMNNRLLLVALPQADVDQIMAAVSDPVAPASIRIDLSTMTVNAGDFAKSFSLSPRHLDMFRLGLDVIGMSLTHADAIAAFTSRHHADNPWLRDVAATTMARLGRMAG; encoded by the coding sequence ATGGATGACATCACGACGATCGAAGGTGTCGGCGCGCCACTACCGCTGCCGAACCTGGATACCGACCAGATCATGCCGAAGCAGTTCCTGCGTGGCATCGACAAGGCGGGGCTCGACCGCGGGCTGCTTCACGACATGCGTTTCGACGCGAACGGAGCCCCGCGTGCGGACTTCGTGCTGAACCAGCCGGCGTGGCGCGACACGCGCGTGCTGGTCGCCGGGCCGAACTTCGGCTGCGGTTCGAGCCGTGAGCACGCGGTCTGGGGGCTGCAGCAATATGGCATCCGCGCGGTCATCGCGCCGAGCTTCGGCGAGATCTTCTACTCGAACGCGATGAACAACCGGTTGTTGCTGGTGGCGCTGCCGCAGGCGGATGTCGACCAGATCATGGCGGCCGTGAGTGACCCCGTGGCGCCGGCGTCGATCCGTATCGACCTGTCGACCATGACGGTCAATGCCGGCGACTTCGCCAAGTCGTTCTCGCTCTCTCCGCGCCACCTCGACATGTTCCGGCTCGGCCTCGATGTCATCGGCATGTCGTTGACGCACGCCGATGCGATTGCGGCATTCACAAGTCGGCACCACGCGGACAACCCCTGGCTACGCGACGTGGCCGCGACTACCATGGCACGGCTCGGCCGCATGGCTGGCTGA
- a CDS encoding alpha/beta fold hydrolase, which translates to MFEGFTTQRIDHDGVAIHAVVGGEGPPLLLLHGHPQTHVIWHKVAGELARHFTVVATDLRGYGDSDKPAGLPDHSNYSKRTMAADQMAVMRALGFERFRVLAHDRGARVAHRLAVDHPQAVEKLVTLDIAPTLAMYAQTNEAFARAYYHWFFLIRPAPFPETLIEADPELYLRQTMGSRSAGLAPFTDEALAEYLRGLRQPGAAHGLCEDYRASAGIDLDHDRADIEAGRMIECEMLALWGADGAVGKCFQPLEEWRKVARRVTGHALPCGHYIAEEIPEQLLAEVLPFLRA; encoded by the coding sequence ATGTTCGAAGGATTCACGACCCAGCGCATTGATCACGACGGCGTGGCGATCCATGCGGTGGTCGGCGGAGAAGGTCCGCCGCTGCTGCTGTTGCACGGCCATCCGCAGACCCATGTGATCTGGCACAAGGTGGCCGGTGAACTGGCCCGGCATTTCACGGTGGTGGCCACCGATCTGCGTGGCTACGGCGATAGCGACAAGCCGGCGGGTCTGCCCGACCACAGCAACTACAGCAAGCGGACAATGGCGGCCGATCAGATGGCGGTGATGCGGGCACTCGGCTTCGAGCGTTTCCGCGTGCTCGCTCACGACCGCGGCGCGCGCGTGGCGCACCGGCTGGCCGTCGATCATCCGCAGGCTGTGGAGAAGCTCGTGACGCTCGATATCGCCCCGACGCTGGCGATGTACGCGCAGACCAACGAGGCGTTTGCCCGGGCCTACTATCACTGGTTCTTCCTGATCCGTCCCGCGCCGTTCCCGGAGACGTTGATCGAGGCCGACCCTGAGCTTTACCTGCGCCAGACCATGGGTAGCCGCAGCGCCGGCCTGGCGCCATTCACCGACGAGGCGCTGGCCGAATACCTGCGCGGGCTGCGCCAGCCGGGCGCGGCGCATGGACTGTGCGAGGACTATCGCGCCAGCGCGGGCATCGATCTCGATCACGACCGCGCCGATATCGAGGCTGGCCGCATGATCGAATGCGAGATGCTGGCGTTGTGGGGAGCCGACGGGGCTGTCGGAAAGTGTTTTCAGCCACTTGAAGAATGGCGCAAGGTCGCCCGCCGTGTGACCGGTCACGCACTACCATGCGGGCACTACATCGCCGAGGAAATCCCGGAGCAACTGCTGGCGGAAGTGCTCCCGTTCCTGCGCGCCTGA
- a CDS encoding acyloxyacyl hydrolase has translation MPPANLSRKLPSARLLAIAALVAGASSAASAEELVGWAHPAVQAAFARDTDHGINKYEIAVNFNTPIQYGNPDGWLFRLQAEANMGYWDARSGTNRQNLMEFGLTPILRVEKRGGYFVPFLEAGVGLRLLTHTSTSDQHNFSTAFQFGDMVGLGVGFGKNAATEVGMRFQHISNAGIKEPNPGTNLYTGYVRYRF, from the coding sequence ATGCCCCCCGCTAATCTCTCCCGCAAGCTACCCTCCGCCCGCCTTCTGGCCATTGCCGCGCTGGTGGCGGGCGCCAGTTCGGCGGCCAGCGCCGAGGAACTGGTTGGTTGGGCGCACCCCGCCGTGCAGGCCGCGTTCGCGCGCGATACCGACCATGGCATCAACAAGTACGAAATCGCGGTCAACTTCAACACGCCAATCCAGTACGGCAATCCCGATGGCTGGCTGTTCAGGCTGCAGGCGGAAGCCAATATGGGCTACTGGGACGCGCGCAGCGGCACCAATCGCCAGAACCTGATGGAGTTCGGCCTGACGCCGATCCTGCGTGTGGAAAAGCGCGGCGGCTACTTCGTGCCGTTCCTGGAAGCCGGCGTGGGCTTGCGCCTGCTGACGCACACCTCGACGTCAGACCAGCACAATTTCAGCACAGCCTTCCAGTTTGGCGACATGGTCGGCCTGGGTGTGGGGTTCGGCAAGAATGCCGCGACCGAAGTGGGCATGCGCTTCCAGCACATCTCGAACGCCGGCATCAAGGAACCGAACCCGGGCACCAACCTGTACACCGGGTACGTGCGCTATCGCTTCTGA
- a CDS encoding aminotransferase-like domain-containing protein, whose protein sequence is MLNLNLVRSRRGGETLTEQIVAGIAALVDSRALRAGALLPSVRRFAQQHDVSTFTVAEAYGRLTALGYLAARPGSGYTVAHRHAPAGHARVPHWEAPGLNAAWLLSDVFADHSVPIKAGAGWLPGDWLNEEGLHQAMRSAARVPAAQVSGYGHPYGFGALREHIAAHLSQYGIPAQSQQVVLTQGATQALDLVVRTLLRPGDTVLVESPCYCNLLQILRLAGLRAIGVPRTAAGLDTDALEDAIRQHSPRALFINTVLQNPTGASLTSMNAFRVLQIAEQHRLLVVEDDIYRELAPAGSPMLAAMDGLSQVVYVNGFSKTIAPSLRVGYLAASPDLAKAFARTKMAVGLTSSEVTERLVYSVLTSGHYGRHVAALAERLRAQQDLVTEKMDAHGLEVLLRPEGGMFAWARMRETDGPAPSGNRLATLALEHGIWLAPGAYFEPGEADSPWIRFNVATSDAPQLWDFFDAVRTDQGALARAA, encoded by the coding sequence ATGCTCAACCTAAACCTTGTTCGCAGCCGCCGTGGCGGCGAGACGCTGACCGAACAGATCGTCGCCGGCATCGCCGCGCTCGTGGACAGCCGGGCCCTGCGGGCCGGCGCGTTGCTCCCGTCGGTGCGTCGCTTCGCCCAGCAACACGATGTCAGCACCTTCACCGTAGCCGAGGCCTATGGCCGGCTGACAGCGCTCGGGTATCTCGCGGCCCGCCCCGGCTCCGGCTACACGGTGGCACACCGGCACGCCCCAGCCGGCCATGCGCGCGTGCCGCACTGGGAAGCCCCGGGACTCAACGCGGCCTGGCTGCTTTCCGACGTATTCGCCGACCACTCCGTGCCGATCAAGGCAGGGGCCGGCTGGCTGCCCGGCGACTGGCTCAACGAGGAAGGATTGCATCAGGCCATGCGCAGCGCGGCGCGCGTGCCGGCCGCGCAGGTGTCTGGATACGGCCATCCCTATGGCTTCGGCGCGCTGCGCGAGCATATCGCCGCGCACCTGAGCCAGTACGGCATTCCGGCGCAATCGCAACAGGTGGTGCTGACCCAGGGCGCCACGCAGGCGCTGGATCTGGTCGTGCGCACACTGTTGCGCCCCGGCGACACGGTACTGGTGGAGTCGCCGTGCTACTGCAATCTGCTGCAGATCCTTCGGCTGGCGGGCCTGCGCGCGATCGGCGTGCCGCGCACGGCTGCGGGCCTCGACACGGACGCGCTCGAAGACGCCATTCGCCAGCACTCGCCGCGTGCGTTGTTCATCAACACGGTGCTGCAGAACCCCACCGGCGCGAGCCTGACCAGCATGAACGCGTTCCGCGTGTTGCAGATCGCGGAGCAGCACCGGCTACTGGTGGTGGAAGACGACATCTATCGCGAACTGGCGCCGGCCGGGTCGCCGATGCTCGCGGCAATGGACGGGCTCTCGCAGGTGGTCTATGTGAACGGTTTCTCGAAGACGATCGCGCCGTCGCTGCGCGTCGGCTATCTGGCCGCAAGCCCGGATCTGGCCAAGGCCTTCGCACGCACGAAGATGGCCGTGGGACTGACGTCCTCGGAAGTGACCGAGCGGCTCGTGTATTCGGTCCTGACCAGCGGGCACTATGGCCGGCACGTGGCGGCGCTCGCCGAGCGGCTACGCGCCCAGCAGGATCTGGTGACCGAGAAGATGGACGCGCACGGCCTGGAGGTCCTGCTGCGCCCCGAAGGCGGGATGTTTGCGTGGGCACGCATGCGGGAAACCGACGGGCCCGCGCCGTCGGGCAACCGGCTGGCCACGCTTGCGCTGGAACACGGCATCTGGCTGGCGCCGGGCGCCTACTTCGAGCCCGGCGAAGCCGATTCGCCCTGGATTCGCTTCAATGTGGCGACCAGCGACGCACCGCAGCTGTGGGACTTCTTCGATGCGGTACGCACCGATCAGGGCGCGTTGGCGCGCGCCGCCTGA
- a CDS encoding omega-aminotransferase AptA, which translates to MDAAKTVIPDLESLWMPFTANRQYKSAPRLLVSASGMYYTTHDGRQILDGCAGLWCVAAGHARKEIVEAIAQQAATLDYAPPFQMGHPLEFEAATKVASLMPQGLDRIFFTNSGSESVDTALKIALAYHRARGEGQRTRIIGRERGYHGVGFGGMGVGGIGPNRKMWSANVMPGTDHLPATLNIAEAAYSKGQPQWGAHLADELERLVALHDASNIAAVIVEPMAGSAGVLIPPVGYLEKLREITSKHGILLIFDEVITAFGRLGAATGAERLKVTPDLITMAKAINNAAVPMGAVAVRREVHDAVINATPQGGIELPHGYTYSGHPLAMAACIATLDIYKRDKLFERAAEMSPKFESAVHGLRGAPYVKDIRNLGLVAGVELESRPGAPGARAYEAFLKCLELGLLVRYTGDILAFSPPLIISEAEIDQMFDTVRQALHSIK; encoded by the coding sequence ATGGACGCCGCCAAGACCGTGATCCCCGATCTCGAATCCCTGTGGATGCCCTTTACGGCCAATCGCCAGTACAAGTCCGCGCCGCGCCTGCTGGTATCGGCCAGCGGCATGTACTACACGACCCATGACGGTCGCCAGATCCTGGACGGTTGCGCCGGCCTCTGGTGCGTGGCCGCGGGCCACGCCCGCAAGGAAATCGTCGAGGCGATCGCGCAACAGGCCGCCACGCTCGACTACGCGCCGCCGTTCCAGATGGGCCACCCGCTCGAATTCGAAGCGGCGACCAAGGTGGCGTCGCTGATGCCGCAGGGGCTGGACCGCATCTTCTTCACGAACTCCGGTTCCGAATCGGTCGATACCGCGCTGAAGATCGCGCTGGCCTATCACCGTGCCCGTGGCGAAGGCCAGCGCACGCGCATCATCGGCCGCGAGCGCGGCTACCACGGCGTGGGCTTCGGCGGCATGGGCGTTGGCGGTATCGGGCCGAACCGCAAGATGTGGTCGGCCAATGTGATGCCCGGCACCGACCACCTGCCGGCCACGCTGAACATCGCAGAGGCCGCGTACTCGAAGGGCCAGCCGCAATGGGGCGCCCATCTGGCCGATGAACTCGAGCGGCTGGTCGCGCTGCACGATGCCTCGAACATCGCCGCTGTGATCGTGGAGCCGATGGCCGGTTCGGCCGGCGTGCTGATTCCGCCGGTCGGATATCTGGAAAAACTGCGCGAGATCACCAGCAAGCACGGCATCCTGCTGATCTTCGACGAAGTGATCACTGCGTTCGGCCGCCTGGGCGCCGCAACCGGCGCCGAGCGTCTGAAGGTGACGCCGGACCTGATCACCATGGCCAAGGCCATCAACAACGCCGCCGTGCCGATGGGCGCCGTGGCCGTGCGCCGCGAAGTGCATGACGCGGTGATCAACGCCACGCCGCAAGGCGGCATCGAGCTGCCGCACGGTTACACGTACTCGGGCCATCCGCTGGCGATGGCGGCCTGTATCGCCACGCTCGACATCTACAAGCGCGACAAGCTGTTCGAACGCGCGGCCGAGATGTCGCCGAAGTTCGAGTCGGCCGTCCACGGCTTGCGTGGTGCGCCGTATGTGAAGGACATCCGCAACCTTGGCCTGGTGGCGGGCGTGGAACTGGAATCGCGCCCCGGCGCGCCGGGCGCACGTGCCTACGAGGCATTCCTGAAATGCCTGGAGCTGGGTCTGCTGGTACGCTACACGGGCGATATCCTGGCGTTCTCGCCGCCGCTGATCATTTCGGAGGCCGAGATCGACCAAATGTTCGACACCGTGCGCCAAGCCTTGCATAGCATCAAGTAA